CAGGAAAGCTTTGCGGTGGGCGAAGCACTGTTAAAGCCCGGTACGCGGTTCTGCGATATTCATGCAGCAATGCTTGGCATCATGCGGCAGAGTGGTTTCAGCGAATATTACCGTGGCCATTTTGGGCATTCGGTGGGCGCGGCTGTCGGTATTGAAGAATGGCCGTTTATCTCAAGCAGCAACGAAATGCTAATTGAACCAAACATGGTTCTGGCGCTGGAAACTCCGTTCTATGCCGATGGGCTTGGTGCCCTGATGATCGAAGAACAGTTTCTGATAACCACAAGCGGTGCAGAGAGCATGAACAGGCTTTCGCGCGAATTGACATCCATCGGATAGAACTCCCCTGAGAGCGAGACTTATTCGCCGTTCGTGAGAATCCTTTCGCGGCGGCGGCGTCTCCATGGCCATTCACCATCGATTTCCGCTTCCAGAGAAAAACTGAGGAAGGTCCTGATCAGAACGATCAGCCCCAGCAGGCCAACGCTTTCCCATGTGAGCGGGGAAATAATGGTGGCGATGATATCTGCACCGATCAGAATTTCCAGACCGAGGAGGATGCCGCGACCAAGATTGGCGCGGTAGCGTGTATAGGCTTTCTCGCCTGAAAGTACGAAAACGTCTTTAAGATAACCAAGCGTTGCAACGGCGACGCCAATTAGGATCACGGCCACACCAAAAAACTCGAGAGCTGACGCCATCGGCTCCAGGAACGGCGCAATCAAACTTACGAACTCACCGCGCTCCACACCCGCATTCATATTGGTGCCCCCATGTCCAATAAAGATCATACGAGAGCTTAATTCGGAAAGCTTAAGGAATATGCGGCAACCTTCCCAGCCGCAGAGCCAAAACTTGGTTGCTCCACCTATGCTTTAACAGCCATTTTTCGGCCTCATACTGTTCACATATACTTGAATAAATTGCACTCCATTGGTCGATTGAGCCCATTTCAAGGCTTATTGTCTACTGATATGAATACAATGCGTGAACCATTTGCGATCTAGGCGCAGCCCTTTGAAAGGCCTATCTCTCAATCATCGAAACGACGAACACACCGTCGCTTCCCAAATTCTAGGAGATAGAAAATGAAAAAGTTTGCTCTTGCTGCCGTAGCCGTTGCCCTTAGCGCCGGTGCTGCTTTCGCTGAAAATCCACATGTTGGCGAACCTGCCGATCTTTATGCAAATGACCGTACACCCGTTGCAACCCAGCAGGTTGATAACACGGCAACTGCTTCGATTGGTCAGACGACTACCTATCAGGACGGCTCCGCTCATCGCTTTGGTGATGCATCGCCTTCAAGCTATCAAAACTAAGACCGGCGCAAGCAGGTCAGATACAAAAAGGCGAAGCCTCTTCAGGCTCCGCCTTTTGTTGTTTGGGCGAGAGAGAGCAAAAGGTCTTGAGGGATTCCGGTCGTTCTCTCGTTCAATATCCGAGCAGTTCCAGTTCGGGCGGATAACAACTATCAACCCAGCGCGTTACTTGCTCACTGGCAAACCGTTTCCAGTCCACGCTTCAAGTCCGCCACGATACCAGAACGTCGTCCAGCCAAGCGTGGCCGCGCGCAATGCAGCATTATAGGATGAACGGTCACGCAGTCCCTTACCGAAGAAAACAACCCCCACGCTCTTGTCGCCGCCAGCCTTTTCAGTCAGCCATTCATCTAAAGGTTGCTGCAGACTATCCGTAACGCTGCCGTCGCGCCCGGCATCCGGCAGAGAATAGGCGTTTTGCAAAGTCTCTTGCAGACCGCTTGTATCGACGAAAAGAGTTTTTCGACCATTCGTGATAATCTTCACAACTTCAACGGTGGTTATAACCGTCGCTCTGGCGTGCTTATTCGGTGTTGGTCCAACATATGGTGACTGAAATAGTACCATGCTCGCAGCAACACCATCATCGCGCAACTCGTCTAAGTCAGCGCCTGCCGCTCCACCTGAATCTGGAGCCGAGGCATTGGTAGTTTGTCCCGCAGAACCGCCCTGAGCACTTCCAGTCTCAACGTCAGAAATCATGACCGCCAGATGTTCAAACAAGTCATAGCACATGGTGATCGATCCTTCTTTTGGATCGTACCAAGCGTTCAACTGACCACAGTCGCGGAAAGTAACGGTTATCGGTCGTGGCAGCACATAGGTCTGAGACAAGTTATCGAAATAGCCCGTCAAAGCGCCCGACAGCTTCGCCGCATAAAAGTTACCCACTCTGCGCGATGAAGGTTCGAACACAGTTTTAATAGCAGCTCCCGGCGCATTTGCTGGCTGCTCGCCTTCCGGATGCCACTCACCCGAACGGGTATGCGGGGCAAGAATTTTGCGCCAGGCACGGTTTTGCTTGTTGAACTCATCTGAACAACGGAACCGTGTCCGTTCGTCCAACTGCACTCCATCGGCAATTGAACTGAAGACTTTCGGGTTTCCGCCATACATGATGCAAAGCATGTTACGGAAACGCTTTAGATCGGCCGTATGCTCGTCCTGCCATGGTGACGGCGCGCTACCCTTCATTTCGTTGAGTTTGCCGCTGTAATACCATTGCAGCGCAGCATAGCTCGCGCTTCCAATTGCCATGTCGTCGACTTCTTT
The genomic region above belongs to Ochrobactrum quorumnocens and contains:
- a CDS encoding DUF1622 domain-containing protein; protein product: MNAGVERGEFVSLIAPFLEPMASALEFFGVAVILIGVAVATLGYLKDVFVLSGEKAYTRYRANLGRGILLGLEILIGADIIATIISPLTWESVGLLGLIVLIRTFLSFSLEAEIDGEWPWRRRRRERILTNGE
- a CDS encoding DUF4344 domain-containing metallopeptidase, which produces MRLLGAVFFASFIASNLPAHAEFERELGPLASAASSQIVQGWTGAVHDGWFVLNNQQASATEQTLVLNAGPAPEAGRATKVTIAVNSSKPSASLGLIASNPANKAICLMEVVADKSVKLFCMENGQQRNIATIPNVAKLDGTDVIEMVEVPGVTRFLLNGRMIGDVQGSPALGAQIGVMAYDTGMFGIANFSITSDGENVPTQPIVGSGQGGGAAPQTADTGSQPAPQTADNGSQPVSGSGGDSGPLPDFGGDGNRIASVYFGLMRSIFAHEFGHALIGELQLPSTGPEEDAVDIYSALQIVEPTMYPSGDKEVDDMAIGSASYAALQWYYSGKLNEMKGSAPSPWQDEHTADLKRFRNMLCIMYGGNPKVFSSIADGVQLDERTRFRCSDEFNKQNRAWRKILAPHTRSGEWHPEGEQPANAPGAAIKTVFEPSSRRVGNFYAAKLSGALTGYFDNLSQTYVLPRPITVTFRDCGQLNAWYDPKEGSITMCYDLFEHLAVMISDVETGSAQGGSAGQTTNASAPDSGGAAGADLDELRDDGVAASMVLFQSPYVGPTPNKHARATVITTVEVVKIITNGRKTLFVDTSGLQETLQNAYSLPDAGRDGSVTDSLQQPLDEWLTEKAGGDKSVGVVFFGKGLRDRSSYNAALRAATLGWTTFWYRGGLEAWTGNGLPVSK